In Rhea pennata isolate bPtePen1 chromosome 13, bPtePen1.pri, whole genome shotgun sequence, the following proteins share a genomic window:
- the CIAPIN1 gene encoding anamorsin — translation MGEYGIVPGQRVAIIWDTSSPVEALKDLVDRIQALVGADIRVSVENVNQLSQSAHGESSFDVILSGMVPGSTVQHSADVLAEIARILKPGGRVLLKEPVVTESENSKIKTAAKLPTALTLSGLVEVKELQKEPLTPEEAQSVREHLGYQGNDLLIVQLEGRKPNFEVGSSSQLRISFAKKPGPSGKPSVDPATAKLWTLSANDMNDEEMDLLDSDELLDSEDLKKPDPSSLRAPSCKEMGKKKACKNCTCGLAEELEQEKKSSQPKSACGNCYLGDAFRCASCPYLGMPAFKPGEKILLKENQLHDA, via the exons ATGGGGGAATATGGAATTGTACCCGGCCAGCGTGTGGCCATCATCTGGGACACCTCCTCACCAGTTGAGGCGCTGAAAGATTTGGTGGATAGAATTCAAGCGCTGGTGGGAGCTGATATCCGTGTGTCCGTGGAAAACGTTAACCAACTGTCTCAAT CGGCTCATGGGGAGTCCAGTTTCGATGTAATTCTCTCTGGCATGGTGCCAGGTAGTACAGTTCAGCACAGTGCAGATGTACTGGCAGAAATAGCTCGGATACTTAAGCCAGGGGGCCGTGTCCTCCTGAAGGAACCGGTGGTTACAGAATCAG aaaacagcaaaatcaagACAGCAGCCAAACTCCCTACAGCTCTGACCCTCTCTGGGCTGGTAGAAGTGAAGGAG CTGCAAAAGGAACCTCTGACCCCAGAGGAGGCCCAGTCGGTCCGAGAGCATTTGGGATACCAAGGCAATGACCTCCTCATTGTTCAGCTAGAAGGCAGGAAACCGAACTTTGAAGTGGGATCCTCAAGTCAGCTCAGAATTTCCTTTGCCAAGAAACCTGGTCCTTCAG GAAAGCCCTCTGTGGACCCGGCAACTGCTAAGCTGTGGACTCTCTCTGCCAACGATATGAATGATGAAGAGATG GATCTTCTGGACTCAGATGAGCTATTGGATTCGGAGGACTTGAAGAAGCCAGATCCATCATCCCTGAGAGCTCCGTCTTGCAAAGAAATGGGCAAGAAGAAAGCCTGCAAGAACTG CACATGTGGCTTAGCTGAAGAGCTGGAACAAGAGAAGAAGAGCTCACAACCCAAATCTGCCTGTGGAAAT tgCTACCTGGGAGATGCGTTCCGCTGTGCCAGCTGCCCTTACCTGGGGATGCCAGCATTCAAACCTGGAGAGAAGATTCTTCTGAAAGAGAACCAGCTGCATGATGCCTAA